Proteins co-encoded in one Streptomyces sp. JH34 genomic window:
- a CDS encoding Imm52 family immunity protein — protein sequence MLNVVVNGFWGAREEDPQAIAQRWYDTLARLRDIDGGTFHEWHEAGDGIPSDPLLMPSVPALADYVVRENTGPDLDVVGYGASLWAHNQEAAKVTSAVRAGGSSPYVTRSVSVSFRSRTVDEDADVIRRTPEILAVIGEAWDIDAGQVYDRALYRAVAGHFGLENSDPRCGRAVFLSERRAALAPEGLPGAYTPVANGGLVIDLTRGGTRAPSTETVIGVNEELRATGALEPLTVPFDRAKL from the coding sequence GTGCTGAACGTCGTCGTCAACGGATTCTGGGGCGCCAGGGAAGAGGACCCGCAGGCGATCGCCCAGCGGTGGTACGACACCCTGGCGCGGCTCCGGGACATCGACGGCGGGACGTTCCACGAATGGCACGAAGCGGGGGACGGCATCCCGTCCGACCCTCTGCTGATGCCCTCCGTCCCCGCTCTGGCCGACTACGTCGTCCGGGAGAACACCGGCCCTGACCTCGACGTGGTGGGCTACGGGGCATCCCTGTGGGCGCACAACCAGGAGGCGGCGAAGGTGACCTCGGCCGTCCGGGCAGGTGGCTCGTCCCCGTACGTCACCCGCTCCGTCTCGGTCTCCTTCCGCTCGCGCACGGTGGACGAGGACGCGGACGTCATCCGCCGCACACCGGAGATCCTGGCGGTCATCGGCGAGGCGTGGGACATCGACGCGGGGCAGGTGTACGACAGGGCGCTGTACAGGGCGGTGGCCGGCCACTTCGGCCTGGAGAACTCCGATCCCCGCTGCGGCAGGGCGGTCTTCCTCTCCGAGCGACGGGCCGCACTCGCCCCCGAGGGGCTCCCGGGCGCGTACACCCCGGTCGCGAACGGCGGGCTGGTCATCGACCTGACCCGGGGCGGTACGCGAGCACCGTCCACGGAGACCGTCATCGGCGTCAACGAGGAGCTCCGGGCCACCGGCGCGCTGGAGCCGCTCACCGTGCCCTTCGACCGTGCGAAGCTCTGA
- a CDS encoding isoprenyl transferase — translation MNLRDLVYGLYARRVGGRLDHDQVPKHIGVILDGNRRWAKASGGSAVQGHQAGADKISELLGWCSETDVEVVTLWLLSTDNFDRPEAELIPLLGIIENTVRQLASDGRWRVHHVGTLDLLPSRTQTVLKEAEEATAGVDGIIVNVAVGYGGRQEIADAVRSLLLEHSSRGTTFEELAEVVSTDLISEHLYTRGQPDPDLVIRTSGEQRLSGFMLWQSAHSEYYFCEVFWPAFRKVDFLRALRDYAARHRRYGA, via the coding sequence GTGAACTTGCGCGACCTGGTGTACGGGCTCTACGCACGCCGGGTGGGAGGCCGCCTGGATCACGACCAGGTGCCCAAGCACATCGGAGTCATCCTCGACGGCAACCGGCGGTGGGCGAAGGCGTCCGGCGGTTCGGCCGTGCAGGGGCACCAGGCCGGGGCGGACAAGATCTCGGAGCTGCTCGGGTGGTGCAGCGAGACCGACGTCGAGGTCGTCACGCTCTGGCTGCTGTCCACGGACAACTTCGACCGGCCCGAGGCGGAGCTCATCCCGCTGCTCGGCATCATCGAGAACACCGTCCGCCAGCTGGCGTCCGACGGGCGGTGGCGCGTCCACCACGTCGGCACGCTCGACCTCCTGCCGTCCAGGACCCAGACCGTCCTCAAGGAGGCGGAGGAGGCCACGGCGGGGGTCGACGGGATAATCGTCAACGTCGCCGTCGGCTACGGCGGACGCCAGGAGATCGCGGACGCGGTCCGCTCCCTCCTCCTCGAACACTCCTCCCGCGGCACCACCTTCGAGGAGCTCGCCGAGGTCGTCTCCACGGACCTCATCTCCGAACACCTCTACACCCGCGGCCAGCCCGACCCGGACCTCGTGATCCGTACGAGCGGGGAGCAGCGGCTGTCGGGCTTCATGCTCTGGCAGAGCGCCCATTCGGAGTACTACTTCTGCGAGGTCTTCTGGCCGGCCTTCCGCAAGGTCGACTTCCTGCGCGCCCTGCGTGACTACGCGGCGCGCCACCGGCGTTACGGGGCCTGA
- a CDS encoding A24 family peptidase, translating to MDATLIAVAALWGAAAGLLLPRAAYRFSVEPEEPWRDACPAGHALTGPARGWLGPARCAACAVAVPSLPAAAAPQAPVPAGQGRYAPSAAAPVVTLLACVALAAAAGARPEAVVWVLLAPVAVLLAVIDRRVHRLPDALTLPLAGAAAVLLGGAALLPGHGGSWTSALLGGVALGGFYFVLFLINPNGMGFGDVKLALALGVALGWYGWAVLFAGGFAGFLFGALYGAGLMLARRAGRRTGIPFGPFMVAGALIGLLSGGIAS from the coding sequence GTGGACGCCACACTGATTGCGGTCGCCGCGCTCTGGGGCGCCGCCGCCGGACTGCTGCTCCCGCGCGCCGCGTACCGCTTCTCCGTCGAGCCCGAGGAGCCCTGGCGGGACGCCTGCCCGGCCGGGCACGCGCTCACCGGGCCCGCCCGTGGCTGGCTCGGTCCCGCCAGATGCGCGGCGTGCGCCGTGGCCGTCCCCTCGCTCCCGGCAGCCGCCGCCCCCCAGGCCCCGGTGCCCGCCGGGCAGGGCCGCTACGCCCCCTCCGCCGCCGCCCCGGTGGTCACCCTGCTCGCCTGCGTCGCCCTCGCGGCCGCGGCAGGGGCCCGCCCCGAGGCCGTCGTCTGGGTGCTCCTGGCGCCCGTCGCCGTGCTCCTCGCAGTCATCGACCGCCGCGTCCACCGGCTCCCCGACGCGCTGACCCTGCCCCTCGCCGGCGCGGCGGCGGTGCTTCTGGGCGGAGCCGCCCTGCTGCCCGGACACGGCGGCTCCTGGACCTCCGCACTCCTCGGCGGGGTGGCACTCGGAGGCTTCTACTTCGTCCTCTTCCTGATCAACCCGAACGGCATGGGCTTCGGCGACGTGAAGCTCGCCCTCGCGCTGGGCGTGGCGCTCGGCTGGTACGGCTGGGCGGTGCTCTTCGCGGGAGGCTTCGCGGGATTCCTGTTCGGCGCCCTGTACGGGGCGGGTCTGATGCTGGCCCGGCGCGCGGGGCGCAGGACCGGTATCCCGTTCGGCCCGTTCATGGTCGCCGGAGCGCTGATCGGCCTGTTGTCCGGGGGCATCGCCTCCTGA
- a CDS encoding DUF3592 domain-containing protein, with protein MDVLPGGTATFLLLFGVFLGVFAIRSCLRLYRVLRLVRRGERAEGRCSDRRVEERGTGTENRYRTEYVFAFRTPDGREVEFTDHAPGPFGFEVGAPVRVSYDPAAPDLRATVAGPGAWGPLLMPAVFAAVLGLFSLGLLGAFAVTVG; from the coding sequence ATGGATGTACTGCCCGGTGGCACGGCCACCTTCCTGCTGCTCTTCGGCGTGTTCCTCGGCGTGTTCGCGATCCGCTCCTGCCTGCGTCTGTACCGCGTGCTGCGGCTGGTCCGGCGCGGCGAGCGCGCCGAGGGCAGGTGCTCGGACCGGCGCGTGGAGGAACGCGGGACAGGGACGGAGAACCGTTACCGCACGGAGTACGTCTTCGCCTTCCGCACCCCGGACGGCCGGGAGGTGGAGTTCACCGATCACGCCCCGGGCCCGTTCGGCTTCGAGGTCGGGGCCCCCGTGCGCGTCTCCTACGACCCGGCGGCCCCGGACCTCAGGGCCACGGTCGCGGGACCGGGGGCCTGGGGCCCGCTGCTGATGCCGGCGGTGTTCGCCGCGGTACTGGGTCTGTTCTCACTGGGACTGCTGGGCGCGTTCGCGGTGACGGTGGGCTGA
- a CDS encoding lytic transglycosylase domain-containing protein has protein sequence MSRISVRGFAVASATAVTTVGAVVGVASGSTPAVDDNNFEAAAADTTLLADIPAGQQAQVQTASLTQQADAQASAADAAAKKSAEETARIQAAKDAKSKKQAAEDKLEAEREAKEKEAERASRSSVRDASSFSAQGSYSVAEVQAMARQMIPGDQFQCFSNIVNHESTWNYRASNPSSGAYGLVQALPGSKMSSAGADWQTNPATQIKWGLSYMDGRYGSPCGAWSFWQANHWY, from the coding sequence GTGAGCCGGATCTCGGTCCGGGGGTTCGCCGTGGCATCTGCCACCGCGGTCACCACCGTTGGCGCCGTCGTAGGCGTTGCGTCGGGCAGCACTCCCGCTGTCGACGACAACAACTTCGAGGCGGCCGCAGCCGACACCACGCTGCTCGCAGACATCCCCGCGGGCCAGCAGGCCCAGGTCCAGACCGCTTCGCTGACGCAGCAGGCCGACGCCCAGGCGTCCGCGGCCGACGCGGCGGCGAAGAAGTCGGCCGAGGAGACGGCCCGCATCCAGGCCGCCAAGGACGCCAAGTCCAAGAAGCAGGCGGCCGAGGACAAGCTGGAGGCGGAGCGCGAGGCCAAGGAGAAGGAGGCCGAGCGTGCGAGCCGGTCCTCCGTCCGCGACGCCTCGTCCTTCTCGGCACAGGGCTCCTACTCGGTGGCCGAAGTACAGGCGATGGCCCGGCAGATGATCCCCGGCGACCAGTTCCAGTGCTTCAGCAACATCGTGAACCACGAGTCGACCTGGAACTACCGGGCGAGCAACCCGTCGTCCGGGGCCTACGGTCTCGTGCAGGCGCTGCCCGGCTCCAAGATGTCGTCCGCCGGCGCCGACTGGCAGACCAACCCGGCCACCCAGATCAAGTGGGGCCTCAGCTACATGGACGGCCGCTACGGCAGCCCGTGCGGCGCCTGGTCGTTCTGGCAGGCCAACCACTGGTACTAG
- the mgrA gene encoding L-glyceraldehyde 3-phosphate reductase gives MTDSLSYLPDASRYDSMEYRRTGRSGLKLPAVSLGLWHNFGDDRDLGSQRAILRRAFDLGVTHFDLANNYGPPPGSAELNFGKIFHQDFAPYRDEIIISTKAGYRMHPGPYGEWGSRKYLLSSLDASLRRTGLDHVDIFYSHRFDPSTPLEETMGALASAVSRGKALYAGVSSYNAEQTAEAARILREMGVPALIHQPSYSMVNRWVESDGLLDALETAGMGCISFAPLAQGLLTGKYLAGIPEGSRASQGKSLDPDLLSDEMVRRLRGLNDIAQRRGQSLAQLALNWVLRDSRMTSALIGASSVKQLEENVAALAAPALTAAELKEIDTFAVDTASTNIWANRS, from the coding sequence GTGACTGATTCCCTCTCCTACCTCCCCGACGCGTCGCGCTACGACTCCATGGAGTACCGCCGTACCGGCCGCAGCGGGCTCAAACTGCCCGCCGTCTCGCTCGGCCTCTGGCACAACTTCGGCGACGACCGCGACCTGGGTTCCCAGCGGGCGATCCTGCGCCGCGCCTTCGACCTCGGTGTGACCCACTTCGACCTGGCCAACAACTACGGCCCGCCGCCCGGCTCCGCCGAACTGAACTTCGGCAAGATCTTCCACCAGGACTTCGCCCCGTACCGGGACGAGATCATCATCTCCACCAAGGCGGGGTACCGGATGCACCCCGGCCCGTACGGCGAGTGGGGATCCCGCAAGTACCTGCTGTCCTCGCTCGACGCCTCGCTGCGGCGGACGGGCCTCGACCACGTCGACATCTTCTACTCCCACCGCTTCGACCCCTCCACTCCGCTCGAGGAGACGATGGGCGCCCTCGCCTCCGCGGTGAGCCGGGGGAAGGCGCTGTACGCGGGCGTGTCCTCCTACAACGCGGAGCAGACCGCCGAGGCTGCCCGGATCCTCCGGGAGATGGGGGTGCCCGCCCTGATCCACCAGCCGTCCTACTCGATGGTGAACCGCTGGGTGGAGTCCGACGGGCTGCTCGACGCGCTGGAGACGGCCGGCATGGGCTGCATCTCCTTCGCGCCGCTCGCCCAGGGGCTGCTCACCGGCAAGTACCTGGCGGGCATCCCCGAGGGTTCACGCGCCAGTCAGGGCAAGTCCCTGGACCCGGATCTGCTGTCCGACGAGATGGTCCGCCGGCTGCGCGGGCTGAACGACATCGCACAGAGGCGTGGGCAGTCCCTCGCCCAGCTGGCGCTCAACTGGGTCCTGAGGGACAGCCGCATGACCTCGGCCCTCATCGGCGCGTCGAGTGTGAAGCAGCTGGAGGAGAACGTGGCCGCGCTCGCCGCGCCCGCGCTGACCGCCGCCGAGCTGAAGGAGATCGACACGTTCGCCGTGGACACCGCGAGCACCAACATCTGGGCCAACCGCAGCTGA
- a CDS encoding class I SAM-dependent methyltransferase encodes MTGSSAPLGSSASDARFDALVAEADAVSVDGWDFSWLDGRATEQRPSWGYARAMAGRMALAGAALDIQTGGGEVLASAPVLPPLTVATESWPPNTARAAALLRPRGAVVVADSDEPPLPFADDAFDLVVSRHPVRAWWDEIARVLAPGGTYFSQQVGPESVFELVEYFLGPRSAEERGARDPRRAREDAEAAGLEVTDLRAERLRVEFLDIGSVVYFLRKVIWMVPGFTVGAYLPQLRSLHRQIEEDGPFVAHSARFLIEARKPARAPTTVR; translated from the coding sequence GTGACCGGATCATCCGCACCTCTCGGCTCCTCCGCCTCCGACGCGCGCTTCGACGCCCTCGTGGCGGAGGCGGACGCCGTCTCCGTCGACGGCTGGGACTTCTCCTGGCTCGACGGACGGGCCACCGAGCAGCGCCCCTCGTGGGGGTACGCGCGCGCCATGGCGGGCCGGATGGCGCTGGCCGGGGCCGCGCTCGACATCCAGACCGGGGGAGGGGAGGTGCTCGCCTCCGCCCCCGTGCTGCCGCCGCTCACGGTGGCCACGGAGTCCTGGCCGCCCAACACGGCCCGCGCCGCCGCGCTGCTCCGTCCCCGCGGTGCCGTCGTCGTCGCGGACTCCGACGAGCCGCCGCTGCCCTTCGCCGACGACGCCTTCGACCTGGTCGTCAGCCGCCATCCGGTGAGGGCCTGGTGGGACGAGATCGCCCGGGTGCTCGCCCCCGGAGGCACGTACTTCTCCCAGCAGGTCGGCCCGGAGAGCGTGTTCGAGCTCGTCGAGTACTTCCTCGGCCCCCGCTCCGCCGAGGAGCGCGGTGCCCGTGACCCGCGGCGCGCACGGGAGGACGCGGAGGCCGCCGGGCTGGAGGTGACGGACCTGCGCGCCGAGCGGCTGCGCGTCGAGTTCCTCGACATCGGATCCGTCGTCTACTTCCTTCGCAAGGTCATCTGGATGGTGCCGGGTTTCACCGTCGGTGCCTACCTTCCCCAACTGCGATCCCTCCATCGCCAGATCGAGGAGGACGGGCCTTTCGTCGCGCACAGCGCCCGCTTCCTGATCGAGGCGCGGAAACCGGCTAGGGCGCCAACGACCGTACGCTGA
- a CDS encoding DUF192 domain-containing protein — MGKWRDGSGTLTVGSASEVREVPLRIAASYRARARGLLGADGVEGALLITPCGSVHTFRMRFTIDVAYLDRGFNVLAVRTMKPGRLGRPRFRARHVVESEAGAMEGWGLRPGTRVRVSVPVTEVSPPVR; from the coding sequence ATGGGGAAATGGCGTGACGGCAGCGGGACACTGACGGTCGGTTCGGCCTCCGAGGTACGGGAGGTGCCCCTGCGCATAGCCGCCTCCTACCGGGCGCGGGCGCGGGGGCTGCTCGGTGCGGACGGCGTCGAAGGCGCCCTGCTGATCACACCGTGCGGGAGCGTGCACACGTTCCGGATGCGGTTCACCATCGATGTGGCGTACCTGGACCGCGGGTTCAACGTCCTGGCGGTCCGCACGATGAAGCCCGGCCGGCTCGGCCGGCCCAGGTTCCGCGCCCGTCATGTGGTGGAGTCGGAAGCCGGGGCGATGGAGGGGTGGGGACTGCGGCCCGGGACGAGGGTCCGGGTCTCGGTTCCGGTCACGGAGGTTTCGCCGCCTGTGCGGTGA
- a CDS encoding winged helix DNA-binding domain-containing protein has translation MTTRTHKTAVSWSRANARRLDRQFPAGSAPSARRTAHGVTGAVAAMLGAHAQVLSAAELSVGLRSPGTTRTDVRTALWTDRTLVKTFGPRGTVHLLPAEDLPMWTGALSAVPTGSSPFSKDARMTPAQVEVVVAAVADALEDAELTIDELSDEVIGRTGPWAGDPVMPAFQGMWPRWRQVLHLAGHRGALSYAPNRGRKATYTNPGTVPMPEREATAALVRRYLLAYGPATPAHFARWLAAPRGWAGRLFGEQAGAGEIEEVAFEDRGAAWVVAGDTRFPAEAPRGVRLLPYFDAFTIASQPRERLFPGAAYERALAGGQAGNFPVLLVDGEVAGVWHQRRSGRRITVTVEPLSPLDAGRTRALGEQVERLGEVMEGTPELVVGKVTVGGHA, from the coding sequence ATGACGACACGCACCCACAAGACCGCCGTGAGCTGGTCCCGGGCGAACGCCCGGCGGCTGGACAGGCAGTTCCCCGCCGGAAGCGCCCCGTCCGCCCGTCGCACCGCCCACGGCGTGACGGGGGCCGTCGCCGCGATGCTCGGGGCACACGCGCAGGTTCTGTCCGCCGCCGAACTCTCGGTCGGGCTCCGCTCCCCGGGGACGACACGCACGGATGTGCGGACTGCTCTGTGGACCGACCGGACCCTCGTCAAGACGTTCGGCCCGCGCGGCACCGTGCATCTGCTGCCCGCCGAGGACCTACCGATGTGGACCGGAGCCCTGTCGGCCGTGCCGACGGGCAGCAGCCCCTTCTCCAAGGACGCGCGGATGACGCCGGCCCAGGTCGAGGTGGTCGTGGCCGCCGTCGCCGACGCCCTGGAGGATGCCGAGCTCACGATCGACGAGCTCTCCGACGAGGTGATCGGCCGTACCGGACCCTGGGCGGGTGACCCCGTGATGCCCGCGTTCCAGGGAATGTGGCCCCGCTGGCGCCAGGTGCTGCACCTGGCGGGCCACCGCGGGGCCCTGTCCTACGCGCCGAACCGGGGCCGGAAGGCCACGTACACGAACCCCGGGACCGTCCCGATGCCCGAGCGGGAGGCGACGGCCGCGCTCGTACGCCGCTATCTGCTGGCGTACGGTCCCGCCACCCCGGCCCACTTCGCGCGGTGGCTCGCGGCACCGCGCGGCTGGGCCGGCCGGCTCTTCGGGGAACAGGCCGGGGCCGGCGAGATCGAGGAGGTGGCCTTCGAGGACCGCGGGGCGGCGTGGGTGGTGGCGGGCGACACCCGGTTCCCGGCAGAGGCGCCGCGCGGGGTGCGGCTGCTCCCCTACTTCGACGCGTTCACCATCGCCTCCCAGCCGCGCGAGCGCCTCTTCCCCGGCGCTGCGTACGAGCGCGCGCTGGCCGGCGGCCAGGCGGGCAACTTCCCGGTGCTGCTGGTGGACGGCGAGGTCGCCGGGGTGTGGCACCAGCGGCGCTCGGGCCGGCGGATCACGGTGACCGTGGAGCCGCTGAGCCCGCTGGACGCCGGGCGGACGCGGGCACTGGGGGAACAGGTGGAGAGGCTGGGCGAGGTGATGGAGGGCACCCCGGAGCTCGTGGTGGGGAAGGTGACGGTGGGCGGCCACGCGTAG
- a CDS encoding PhoH family protein, whose amino-acid sequence MVTSNKRRMPDRRTYVLDTSVLLADPKAMTRFDEHEVVLPIVVVTELEAKRHHPELGYFARQALRLLDDFRIRYGRLDAPIPLGDLGGSLRVELNHSDPGVLPAGYRLGDNDSRILAVARNLQAEGYDVTVVSKDLPLRIKASSVGLLAEEYRAELAVTDSGWTGMAELTLAADQVDLLFGEESLYVPEASEYPVHTGLVLQSERGKALGRVTAEGNVRLVRGDREAFGIHGRSAEQRIALDLLLDQDIGIVSMGGRAGTGKSALALCAGLEAVLERRQHKKVMVFRPLYAVGGQELGYLPGSEAEKMSPWAQAVFDTLSAVAGREVIEEVLGRGMLEVLPLTHIRGRSLHDAFVIVDEAQSLERNVLLTVLSRIGANSRVVLTHDVAQRDNLRVGRYDGVVAVVEKLKGHPLFAHVTLTRSERSQIAALVTEMLEDGHI is encoded by the coding sequence GTGGTGACCAGCAACAAGCGCCGCATGCCCGACAGGCGCACCTACGTTCTCGACACCAGCGTCCTGCTGGCCGACCCCAAAGCCATGACCCGGTTCGACGAGCACGAAGTCGTGCTGCCGATCGTCGTGGTCACGGAGCTGGAGGCCAAAAGGCACCACCCCGAGCTCGGATACTTCGCCCGGCAGGCCCTGCGCCTGCTGGACGACTTCCGGATCCGGTACGGCCGGCTGGACGCCCCGATCCCGCTCGGGGACCTGGGCGGGTCGCTCCGTGTCGAACTCAACCACTCCGATCCCGGCGTCCTGCCCGCCGGCTACCGGTTGGGGGACAACGACTCACGGATCCTCGCGGTCGCACGCAACCTGCAGGCCGAGGGGTACGACGTCACCGTCGTCTCCAAGGACCTGCCGCTCCGGATCAAGGCGTCCTCGGTCGGCCTCCTGGCCGAGGAGTACCGCGCCGAACTCGCCGTCACCGACTCCGGCTGGACGGGGATGGCGGAACTGACCCTCGCCGCGGACCAGGTCGACCTGCTGTTCGGCGAGGAGAGCCTGTACGTCCCCGAAGCCTCCGAGTACCCCGTGCACACCGGGCTGGTCCTCCAGTCCGAGCGCGGCAAGGCGCTCGGCAGGGTCACGGCCGAGGGCAACGTACGCCTCGTCCGCGGCGACCGGGAGGCCTTCGGGATCCACGGCCGCAGCGCCGAGCAGCGCATCGCGCTCGATCTGCTCCTGGACCAGGACATCGGGATCGTGTCCATGGGCGGCCGGGCGGGCACCGGCAAGTCGGCCCTGGCGCTCTGCGCGGGCCTGGAGGCGGTGCTGGAGCGCCGGCAGCACAAGAAGGTGATGGTCTTCCGGCCGCTGTACGCGGTCGGCGGACAGGAGCTCGGCTATCTCCCCGGCAGCGAGGCCGAGAAGATGAGCCCCTGGGCGCAGGCCGTCTTCGACACGCTGTCGGCGGTCGCCGGGCGCGAGGTCATCGAAGAGGTGCTCGGGCGCGGGATGCTGGAGGTCCTGCCGCTCACCCACATCCGGGGCCGTTCACTCCACGACGCGTTCGTGATCGTGGACGAGGCGCAGTCCCTGGAGCGGAACGTCCTGCTGACCGTCCTGTCCCGCATCGGGGCGAATTCGCGGGTGGTGCTCACCCACGACGTGGCGCAGCGGGACAACCTCAGGGTCGGCCGGTACGACGGAGTCGTCGCCGTGGTCGAGAAGCTGAAGGGGCATCCGCTCTTCGCGCACGTCACGCTCACCCGGTCCGAGCGTTCGCAGATCGCCGCGCTGGTGACCGAAATGCTGGAGGACGGCCACATCTGA